A region from the Brassica napus cultivar Da-Ae chromosome C8, Da-Ae, whole genome shotgun sequence genome encodes:
- the LOC106412963 gene encoding F-box only protein 8-like — translation MSLSTVTPELPMHLVTDEILTRLPSKSLMGFMCVSKPWLSLIRSRYFCNRFLTVPSPRLYMCLRDQTTYDDYVLLTLAPQDTGPATSTFVVDHSQNDTQMGGYILQNLGGFMFYVYWKKPRIHNPATGQFITLPFSKSKHMVVPPGGEKNVAYFFGYDPISNKYKVISLVSVFLEETRVVISSENRVLVLKHGRGSWRKAALTPTDFCPHVPSKGGISIDGVIYYLAWLDLYRLVVVSFDIRSEEFNMIHVPKLDESILKDDLTLLECGGKATLFDQINLRDKGVLALWTVEDVGSEKWSCKSLVLKPSQLPLVNSFKVRAGPSYYMARSQFKKCG, via the coding sequence ATGAGTTTGTCTACCGTTACACCGGAGCTTCCTATGCATTTAGTGACGGATGAGATTCTCACGAGATTGCCTTCGAAATCCCTGATGGGATTCATGTGCGTTTCAAAGCCCTGGTTATCACTCATCCGCTCACGTTATTTCTGTAACCGTTTCCTCACCGTCCCATCCCCTCGTCTTTACATGTGTTTACGGGATCAAACCACCTACGATGACTATGTCCTACTCACACTGGCTCCTCAAGACACTGGGCCCGCTACGTCTACCTTTGTAGTTGACCACAGTCAGAACGACACACAGATGGGAGGTTACATCTTGCAAAATCTTGGTGGCTTCATGTTCTACGTCTATTGGAAAAAACCTCGCATCCATAACCCTGCCACCGGACAATTTATCACCTTACCCTTCAGCAAATCCAAGCACATGGTCGTACctccaggaggagaaaaaaacGTGGCCTATTTTTTCGGATACGACCCTATTAGCAATAAGTACAAAGTGATCTCCCTTGTAAGCGTATTCTTAGAAGAAACTAGGGTAGTCATAAGTTCAGAGAATCGAGTCCTTGTCTTGAAACATGGACGAGGTTCTTGGAGAAAGGCTGCTCTAACTCCAACGGACTTTTGTCCTCACGTGCCTTCCAAAGGAGGAATCTCTATCGATGGGGTTATATATTACTTGGCTTGGCTTGATCTTTATAGACTTGTTGTTGTGAGTTTCGACATTAGATCCGAAGAGTTCAACATGATCCATGTACCCAAGCTAGATGAAAGTATCTTGAAAGATGATCTCACTCTTTTGGAGTGTGGTGGAAAAGCAACTCTATTTgaccaaatcaatcttagagaCAAGGGTGTCTTGGCTTTATGGACTGTGGAAGATGTCGGGAGCGAGAAATGGTCGTGCAAGAGTTTGGTTTTGAAGCCTTCTCAGCTGCCTTTGGTTAATAGCTTCAAGGTCAGAGCCGGTCCTAGTTATTATATGGCTAGAAgccaatttaaaaaatgtggCTGA